In the genome of Candidatus Binatus sp., the window ATGCGCCATCGCGCTGGCAATTGTCCTGATAGTTGACGCGGGATGCTGGACCTACGACCGCTTCTTCAATCCCGATCTGCGCGTGACGTTCCTCGCGGTGGGGGAGGGCGACGGCGCGGTGGTGCGATTTCCCGGCTCGCGCGTGATGGTGATCGATGGCGGTGGCTCCTACGGCGGCTTCGACGTGGGTGAGCGAATTGTCGCCGCATATTTATGGTCGCAAAAAATCATGCACGTCGATTACCTTGCGCTCAGTCATTCCGACCTGGACCACTTCGGCGGTCTGGATTTTATCGCCATGAACTTCGCGCCACGCGCGTTCTGGACCACGGGAGTGGCGAGCGCCGACGTGAGCTACGCACGCCTGATGGACGACCTCTCGCGCGCCAAAATTCCGATGGTGCAGGTGGGCGAGACGGCGCCGGTCGCGGCGATCGGCGGGGTTGCGATTTCGTCGCTCAACGGCGACGCCGGCGCCACGAGGAAGCAGAACAACAGCTCGATGCTGTTGCGATTCAGCTTCGGCAGGATGTCATTGCTGTTCACCGGCGATATCGAGTCGGCCGGCGAGCACGCGATGATCGAGAGGCGCGGCGATCTTCACGCGACGATGCTCAAAGTGCCGCACCATGGCAGCGCGAGTTCCTCGACGCCGGCATTCATTGCGGCGGTGCATCCAGAGGCTGCGGTGATCTCGGACGGATATTTGAATTATTTTCATTTTCCGTCGGCCGCCGTCGTCGAACGTTACGTGGAAGCGGGCGCCATCGTAATGCGCACCGACCTGGACGGCGCCGTGATGGTCGATGCCACACCCGATCGGATGACCGTACGAACTTTCCGTGCGCGCCGTGGCGATCCGATCCACCTCGTGCTGCCAGCGCCCGCCGCCGCCCCGCATTAGTGAACGCCGCGCTCCGTTGTCGCGCGCGGCCACTGCGGCGGGCGCGCGGTTCTATCGACCCGGCCCATCGCTCTACGCTAGATATGGAGCGAGATGGATCTCGAACTCACCGGATCGCAGCGCGGCGCCCGCGACGTTGCCCGCCGCTTCGCCCGCGAAAAGCTTGGACCGATCGGGGTCGAGGCCGACCGCGCGCATCGCTATCCCGCCGAAGCGATCGACGAACTCGCCCGGCTCGGGATGCTCGGCATATTCCTGCCCGAACAATACGGCGGCGCGGGCCTCGATCACGTTGCGTACTCGCTGGTGCTCGAGGAACTCGCGGTCGAATGCGCTTCGACGGCAGTTATAATGTCGGCGCACTGTTCGCTTGCGTCGTGGCCGATTCTAGGGCTCGGCACCGCCGGGCAAAAAGATCATTTTCTGCCGAAGATGGCGACCGGCGCCTGGCTGGGATGCTTCGCGCTGACGGAACCGGAGGCCGGCTCCGACGCGGCGGGTCAGAAGACGCGCGCGGTGCTCGACGGCGACTCGTACGTGATCAACGGCACCAAGAATTTCATCACCAACGCGCCGCAATCGAAGGTCGCGATCGTGTTTGCGATGACCCAGCCCGACAAGGGCCATCGCGGGATCAGCGCATTTGCGGTCGAGACCGACACGCCGGGATGGGCCGTCACGCGGGTCGAAGACAAAATGGGAATTCACGGCGCGCATTCCGCGCAGTTGAGCTTTTCGGATATGCGCGTGCCGCGCGAGAATCTGCTGCTCGAGGAAGGGCAGGGATTCAAGGTCGCCATGAAAACGCTCGACGGGGGCAGGATCGGGATTGCGTCGCAAGCGCTCGGAATCGCGCGCGCGTCACTCGAGGCGTCGTTGAAATACGCCAGTGAACGCGTGACGTTTGGCAAGCCGATCGCGCAGTACCAGGCGATTCAGTGGAAGCTTGCCGACATGGCGGTCGAGATCGACGCCGCCCGCCTGCTGACGCATCGCGCCGCCACGCTGAAGGATCGCGGTGAGCCATGCACCAAAGAATCCGCGATGGCAAAGCTGTTCGCCGCTGAAACCGCGATGAAGTCCG includes:
- a CDS encoding acyl-CoA dehydrogenase gives rise to the protein MDLELTGSQRGARDVARRFAREKLGPIGVEADRAHRYPAEAIDELARLGMLGIFLPEQYGGAGLDHVAYSLVLEELAVECASTAVIMSAHCSLASWPILGLGTAGQKDHFLPKMATGAWLGCFALTEPEAGSDAAGQKTRAVLDGDSYVINGTKNFITNAPQSKVAIVFAMTQPDKGHRGISAFAVETDTPGWAVTRVEDKMGIHGAHSAQLSFSDMRVPRENLLLEEGQGFKVAMKTLDGGRIGIASQALGIARASLEASLKYASERVTFGKPIAQYQAIQWKLADMAVEIDAARLLTHRAATLKDRGEPCTKESAMAKLFAAETAMKSATEAVQIHGGYGYTKEFKVERFFRDAKITEIYEGTSEIQRLVIASSVLENR